Proteins encoded within one genomic window of Arachis ipaensis cultivar K30076 chromosome B08, Araip1.1, whole genome shotgun sequence:
- the LOC107613761 gene encoding uncharacterized protein LOC107613761 isoform X1, with protein MSNMLLVFTFLVAITTQMLLLQEAMAQQTSEAPLKPPLKDERKAEGPVTDDGKAEAAEAPIDNIRRLGKHHSTTDKSVAGGGVILGGLVTATFAAVFCYIRVTRRRDTAPASSY; from the coding sequence ATGAGCAACATGCTTCTtgtgtttacttttcttgtagcTATTACTACACAGATGTTGCTACTTCAAGAAGCTATGGCACAACAAACTTCTGAGGCTCCATTGAAACCACCTTTGAAGGATGAAAGAAAGGCAGAAGGACCAGTAACTGATGATGGAAAAGCAGAGGCAGCAGAGGCTCCTATCGATAATATCAGACGGCTGGGAAAGCATCATTCCACAACAGACAAGTCAGTGGCGGGTGGTGGTGTCATTCTTGGCGGTCTTGTTACTGCCACTTTTGCTGCTGTCTTTTGCTACATCCGTGTTACAAGGAGAAGGGACACTGCTCCTGCTTCTTCTTACTGA
- the LOC107613761 gene encoding uncharacterized protein LOC107613761 isoform X2, with translation MSNMLLVFTFLVAITTQMLLLQEAMAQQTSEAPLKPPLKDERKAEAAEAPIDNIRRLGKHHSTTDKSVAGGGVILGGLVTATFAAVFCYIRVTRRRDTAPASSY, from the exons ATGAGCAACATGCTTCTtgtgtttacttttcttgtagcTATTACTACACAGATGTTGCTACTTCAAGAAGCTATGGCACAACAAACTTCTGAGGCTCCATTGAAACCACCTTTGAAGGATGAAAGAAAGGCAGA GGCAGCAGAGGCTCCTATCGATAATATCAGACGGCTGGGAAAGCATCATTCCACAACAGACAAGTCAGTGGCGGGTGGTGGTGTCATTCTTGGCGGTCTTGTTACTGCCACTTTTGCTGCTGTCTTTTGCTACATCCGTGTTACAAGGAGAAGGGACACTGCTCCTGCTTCTTCTTACTGA